From Melanotaenia boesemani isolate fMelBoe1 chromosome 12, fMelBoe1.pri, whole genome shotgun sequence, a single genomic window includes:
- the LOC121649785 gene encoding ankyrin repeat and SOCS box protein 9-like isoform X2 gives MSAERKETPQDSTCQSGAVFLSNPLMSDVESDWSPIHDAAHNGRVLTLQRLLAQGACVNLSTLDQVSPLHGACMQGHTACAKLLMENGANVNSSTVDGKTALSEACAQGNVTCVSLLLQHGATPLGSSQSSSPIHWAAAKGRPECIEALVQYGADVDQHLDSLGSPLQVACSNQQLNTVRKLLQLGASVNRSVSGDLPLHTAARLSNPELVSVLLDHGADRLLMNSEGKQPLDLAAPDSLAGRLLRQAGGVSSLMQLCRLYIRKTVGKQRLVRIHDLQLPTELIQYLLYQSDSRGK, from the exons ATGTCTGCTGAACGCAAGGAGACTCCACAAGACTCTACATGTCAAAGTGGTGCTGTTTTTCTCTCCAACCCTTTGATGAGTG ATGTTGAATCCGACTGGTCTCCAATTCACGATGCAGCCCATAACGGACGGGTTCTCACTCTGCAAAGGCTCCTCGCTCAG GGAGCATGTGTAAATCTGAGCACTCTGGATCAGGTCTCACCCCTCCATGGCGCATGTATGCAGGGCCACACAGCATGCGCCAAGCTTCTGATGGAAAATGGTGCAAAT GTGAACAGCTCCACTGTGGATGGAAAGACTGCTTTATCAGAAGCATGTGCCCAGGGCAACGTTACCTGTGTATCACTGCTCCTTCAACATGGAGCAACTCCTCTGGGAAGCAGCCAGTCCAGCTCTCCAATCCACTGGGCTGCAGCTAAAG GTCGCCCTGAGTGCATTGAAGCGCTTGTTCAGTATGGTGCAGATGTGGATCAGCACCTCGACAGCTTGGGATCCCCTCTCCAAGTCGCCTGCTCTAATCAGCAGCTAAATACTGTCAGGAAGCTACTTCAGCTTG GTGCCAGTGTGAACAGGAGTGTTTCCGGGGATTTGCCCCTGCACACTGCTGCTCGTCTGTCCAACCCTGAGTTGGTGTCTGTCCTGCTCGATCATGGGGCAGACCGCCTCCTGATGAACTCAGAGGGCAAACAGCCGTTGGACCTCGCAGCTCCTGACAGCTTAGCAGGGAGACTGTTAAGACAAGCAGGAG GAGTGTCCTCTCTAATGCAGCTGTGCCGGCTATACATCAGGAAAACTGTGGGCAAACAGAGGCTGGTTAGGATTCACGACCTTCAACTCCCCACAGAGCTGATACAGTATCTTCTCTACCAATCTGACTCGAGGGGGAAATAA
- the tbl1x gene encoding F-box-like/WD repeat-containing protein TBL1X: MSITSDEVNFLVYRYLQESGFSHSAFTFGIESHISQSNINGTLVPPAALISILQKGLQYVEAEISINEDGTVFDGRPIESLSLIDAVMPDVVQTRQQAFRDKLVQQQAACTISASTSGHQSNTPKNGEATVNGEENGTHNMNNHSEPMEMDVDVEIPASKATVLRGHESEVFICAWNPVSDLLASGSGDSTARIWNLNENNNSNSTQLVLRHCIREGGQDVPSNKDVTSLDWNSDGTLLATGSYDGFARIWTKDGNLASTLGQHKGPIFALKWNKKGNCILSAGVDKTTIIWDAHTGEAKQQFPFHSAPALDVDWQNNTTFASCSTDMCIHVCRLGSDRPLKTFQGHTNEVNAIKWDPSGMLLASCSDDMTLKIWSMKQESCVHDLQAHSKEIYTIKWSPTGPSTSNPNANIMLASASFDSTVRLWDVERGVCIHTLTKHQEPVYSVAFSPDGKHLASGSFDKCVHIWNTTTGALVHSYRGTGGIFEVCWNSTGDKVGASASDGSVCVLDLRK, translated from the exons ATGAGTATTACCAGTGACGAAGTGAATTTCTTGGTCTACAGATACCTCCAAGAGTCAG gtttCTCCCACTCAGCATTCACCTTTGGCATTGAGAGCCACATCAGCCAGTCGAACATCAATGGAACACTAGTGCCCCCTGCAGCCCTTATCTCCATCCTACAGAAAGGGCTTCAGTATGTGGAGGCAGAAATCAGCATTAATGAG GATGGCACCGTATTCGATGGTCGACCCATTGAATCGCTGTCGCTCATTGATGCAGTGATGCCAGATGTGGTGCAGACTCGGCAGCAGGCCTTCCGTGACAAACTAGTCCAGCAACAGGCTGCCTGCACTATATCGGCTTCAACCTCTGGACATCAGTCAAACACACCAAAGAACGGAGAAGCCACTGTTAATGGAGAGGAGAACGGTACTCACAACATGA ATAACCACAGTGAGCCCATGGAGATGGATGTTGATGTTGAGATACCAGCCAGTAAAGCCACAGTGCTCCGAGGCCACGAGTCTGAAGTGTTCATCTGTGCCTGGAACCCTGTCAGCGATCTGCTGGCTTCAGG CTCGGGCGACTCCACCGCCCGGATCTGGAACCTAAACGAGAACAATAACTCCAACTCCACCCAGCTAGTACTTCGCCACTGTATCCGAGAAGGCGGCCAGGATGTTCCCAGCAACAAAGACGTCACCTCACTAGACTGGAAT AGCGATGGGACTCTGCTGGCAACGGGCTCTTATGATGGATTCGCCAGGATATGGACAAAGGACG GAAATCTGGCCAGCACATTGGGACAGCACAAAGGACCCATATTTGCACTCAAATGGAACAAGAAGGGGAACTGTATTCTCAGCGCTGGTGTAGATAAG ACGACAATCATTTGGGATGCACACACAGGGGAAGCCAAGCAGCAGTTCCCTTTTCACTCAG CCCCGGCTCTGGATGTTGACTGGCAGAACAACACCACGTTTGCCTCCTGCAGCACTGACATGTGCATCCATGTATGTCGCCTTGGCAGCGACCGGCCCCTCAAGACCTTCCAGGGCCACACG AATGAAGTTAATGCCATTAAGTGGGATCCATCAGGTATGCTGCTTGCCTCCTGCTCAGATGACATGACCTTAAAG ATTTGGAGTATGAAGCAGGAGTCCTGTGTCCACGACCTCCAGGCTCACAGTAAAGAAATCTACACTATCAAGTGGAGCCCCACAGGGCCCAGCACAAGCAACCCAAACGCCAACATCATGCTTGCCAG TGCATCTTTTGACTCAACGGTGCGTCTGTGGGATGTCGAACGAGGTGTTTGCATTCACACACTGACCAAGCACCAGGAGCCCGTCTACAGTGTGGCCTTCAGCCCCGATGGCAAACACCTCGCTAGCGGCTCTTTTGATAAATGTGTCCACATTTGGAACACCACG ACTGGGGCCTTGGTGCACAGCTACAGGGGTACTGGTGGCATTTTTGAGGTGTGCTGGAACAGCACTGGGGATAAAGTTGGGGCCAGTGCCTCAGATGGCTCG GTTTGTGTTCTTGATCTTCGGAAGTAG
- the gpr143 gene encoding G-protein coupled receptor 143, giving the protein MASPRLETFCCPNRDAATEFVVTFQPVLFGALSLGSACLSFIFAVLQVLPKRKGYRRLGQYPLPRPASSSRILFIISICDILGCAGIIFRSSVWLGLPSIIDGISVANNTDVLPEVFCIGSAMWIQLFYSASFWWTFCYAVDVFLVVKTSAGISTIVLYHMITWGLAVLLCVEGVAMLYYPSISDCEQGLQHAIPHYVTTYAPMLLVLVANPAFFSRTISAVTSLLKGRQGIYTENERRLANEIKIRFFKIMLVFFLCWAPNLINDSLLFYLEMQTDINDSSFRDIRNAALTTWFIMGILNPMQAFLNTLAFHGWTGLDVDLSLQRSRELPWDSGSTSVPNTAGQNPVVGTTLLYQSHVQEAQKSMMGNGQHHSDAISVLSEGSESSTVEIHISSELREYEDVDADGESLENSVRN; this is encoded by the exons ATGGCCTCCCCGCGGCTGGAGACTTTCTGCTGCCCGAACCGAGACGCAGCCACGGAATTTGTGGTCACCTTCCAACCGGTCCTGTTTGGCGCTCTGAGTCTGGGAAGCGCCTGTCTGAGCttcatttttgctgttttacaaGTTCTGCCAAAGCGCAAAGGGTACAGGAGGCTCGGACAGTATCCTCTGCCAAGGCCCGCGTCCTCGTCGCGGATATTGTTCATCATCAGTATATGTGACATCCTGGGATGCGCAG GTATCATCTTCAGATCATCTGTGTGGCTGGGTCTGCCAAGCATCATAGACGGCATCTCAGTGGCCAACAACACAGACGTGTTGCCCGAGGTCTTCTGCATTGGCAGTGCA ATGTGGATCCAGTTGTTTTACAGCGCCTCTTTTTGGTGGACCTTTTGTTATGCTGTCGACGTCTTCCTGGTGGTGAAAACCTCTGCAGGGATCAG CACCATTGTCCTCTACCACATGATTACATGGGGTCTGGCTGTGCTGCTGTGTGTTGAAGGAGTGGCCATGCTCTACTATCCATCCATTTCTGA TTGTGAGCAAGGCCTCCAGCACGCTATTCCTCACTACGTCACCACATACGCACCGATGCTGCTCGTCCTTGTAGCTAATCCTGCCTTCTTCAGTCGGACCATATCTGCAG TGACATCTTTACTGAAAGGACGACAGGGAATCTATACAGAAAATGAGAGACGGCTGGCCAATGAGATAAAAATACGcttctttaaaataatgttggttttctttctttg CTGGGCCCCAAACCTCATCAATGACAGCCTCCTCTTCTACTTGGAGATGCAAACAGACATCAATGACAGCAGTTTTAGGGATATCAGGAACGCAGCGCTCACCACATGGTTTATCATg GGCATCCTGAACCCCATGCAGGCTTTTCTCAACACGCTGGCCTTTCATGGCTGGACGGGCTTGGATGTTGACCTCAGCCTGCAGCGGAGCAGGGAGCTGCCCTGGGACTCAGGTTCTACCTCAGTTCCTAACACAGCTGGCCAAAACCCAGTGGTGGGAACAACTCTCCTCTACCAGAGTCATGTTCAGGAAGCCCAGAAAAGCATGATGGGAAATGGACAGCATCACTCTGATGCCATCAGTGTCCTCTCAGAAG GTTCAGAGTCTAGTACAGTTGAAATCCACATTTCCAGCGAGCTACGAGAGTATGAGGATGTAGACGCTGACGGAGAGTCCTTGGAAAACTCCGTGAGAAACTAG
- the LOC121649785 gene encoding ankyrin repeat and SOCS box protein 9-like isoform X1 — MSAERKETPQDSTCQSGAVFLSNPLMSDVESDWSPIHDAAHNGRVLTLQRLLAQGACVNLSTLDQVSPLHGACMQGHTACAKLLMENGANVNSSTVDGKTALSEACAQGNVTCVSLLLQHGATPLGSSQSSSPIHWAAAKGRPECIEALVQYGADVDQHLDSLGSPLQVACSNQQLNTVRKLLQLGASVNRSVSGDLPLHTAARLSNPELVSVLLDHGADRLLMNSEGKQPLDLAAPDSLAGRLLRQAGVSPGVSSLMQLCRLYIRKTVGKQRLVRIHDLQLPTELIQYLLYQSDSRGK; from the exons ATGTCTGCTGAACGCAAGGAGACTCCACAAGACTCTACATGTCAAAGTGGTGCTGTTTTTCTCTCCAACCCTTTGATGAGTG ATGTTGAATCCGACTGGTCTCCAATTCACGATGCAGCCCATAACGGACGGGTTCTCACTCTGCAAAGGCTCCTCGCTCAG GGAGCATGTGTAAATCTGAGCACTCTGGATCAGGTCTCACCCCTCCATGGCGCATGTATGCAGGGCCACACAGCATGCGCCAAGCTTCTGATGGAAAATGGTGCAAAT GTGAACAGCTCCACTGTGGATGGAAAGACTGCTTTATCAGAAGCATGTGCCCAGGGCAACGTTACCTGTGTATCACTGCTCCTTCAACATGGAGCAACTCCTCTGGGAAGCAGCCAGTCCAGCTCTCCAATCCACTGGGCTGCAGCTAAAG GTCGCCCTGAGTGCATTGAAGCGCTTGTTCAGTATGGTGCAGATGTGGATCAGCACCTCGACAGCTTGGGATCCCCTCTCCAAGTCGCCTGCTCTAATCAGCAGCTAAATACTGTCAGGAAGCTACTTCAGCTTG GTGCCAGTGTGAACAGGAGTGTTTCCGGGGATTTGCCCCTGCACACTGCTGCTCGTCTGTCCAACCCTGAGTTGGTGTCTGTCCTGCTCGATCATGGGGCAGACCGCCTCCTGATGAACTCAGAGGGCAAACAGCCGTTGGACCTCGCAGCTCCTGACAGCTTAGCAGGGAGACTGTTAAGACAAGCAGGAG TGTCCCCAGGAGTGTCCTCTCTAATGCAGCTGTGCCGGCTATACATCAGGAAAACTGTGGGCAAACAGAGGCTGGTTAGGATTCACGACCTTCAACTCCCCACAGAGCTGATACAGTATCTTCTCTACCAATCTGACTCGAGGGGGAAATAA